A stretch of Paracoccus sp. N5 DNA encodes these proteins:
- a CDS encoding SDR family oxidoreductase: MTRFSYAGFAAYAAAKGAVEVLTRYMAQEFGPRGIAVNTVAPGAIETDFGGGAVRDKPGAVQPGRFSSLPTVAGVFSNVSRRSTSSPRSPISATIWPMSGAGSATGGSSCSCGVSDLPWDFFFSCD, translated from the coding sequence ATGACGCGGTTTTCCTATGCCGGCTTTGCGGCCTATGCGGCGGCAAAGGGTGCGGTCGAGGTGCTGACCCGTTACATGGCGCAGGAGTTCGGGCCGCGCGGCATTGCGGTGAACACGGTTGCGCCGGGTGCCATCGAGACCGATTTCGGCGGCGGCGCCGTGCGCGACAAACCCGGGGCGGTTCAACCCGGGCGGTTCAGCAGCTTGCCGACGGTGGCAGGGGTATTCTCGAACGTGTCCAGACGCAGCACCTCATCCCCACGCTCTCCAATCTCGGCCACAATCTGGCCAATGAGCGGCGCAGGTTCGGCTACCGGCGGCTCTTCGTGCTCTTGCGGCGTGAGTGACCTGCCATGGGATTTTTTCTTCAGTTGCGATT
- a CDS encoding 2Fe-2S iron-sulfur cluster-binding protein yields the protein MLRYLQDRRETAYRVTFLHSARSPADLLFQGELTAIAARGGMTPGFICERDALPGMEAGFLTRDMLQAHVPDLHDCTVLTCGPAPYMRAVRAMLGETGFDMAHYHEESFGDPTERRNPDGAAPESLRPDGGEPAATATPSPVDHQPANAGQNLVHFTLSGKAAPYRPGETILDVASRAGIAVPTNCQMGLCGTCKAHCSAGRVAMDDTEGLAPGELEQGMVLTCCGRPQGAVSIAL from the coding sequence ATGCTGCGCTATTTGCAGGACCGGCGCGAGACCGCCTATCGCGTGACCTTCCTGCATTCGGCCCGCAGCCCGGCGGATCTGCTGTTCCAGGGCGAGCTGACGGCGATCGCGGCGCGTGGCGGCATGACGCCGGGGTTCATCTGCGAACGGGACGCCCTGCCGGGCATGGAGGCGGGCTTCCTGACCCGCGACATGCTTCAGGCGCATGTGCCCGACCTGCATGACTGCACCGTGCTGACCTGCGGGCCGGCGCCCTATATGCGCGCGGTCAGGGCGATGCTGGGCGAGACCGGCTTCGACATGGCGCATTACCATGAGGAGAGCTTCGGCGACCCCACCGAGCGGCGCAATCCCGACGGCGCCGCGCCGGAAAGCCTGCGTCCCGATGGCGGCGAGCCCGCCGCAACCGCCACCCCGTCGCCCGTCGATCATCAGCCGGCGAATGCAGGACAGAACCTGGTGCATTTCACCCTGTCGGGCAAGGCCGCGCCCTATCGGCCGGGCGAGACCATCCTCGACGTCGCCTCGCGCGCGGGGATCGCCGTGCCGACCAATTGCCAGATGGGACTTTGCGGCACCTGCAAGGCGCATTGCAGCGCCGGGCGGGTCGCCATGGACGATACCGAGGGCCTGGCCCCCGGCGAGTTGGAGCAGGGCATGGTGCTGACCTGCTGCGGCCGTCCGCAGGGCGCCGTCAGCATCGCATTGTAG
- a CDS encoding alpha/beta hydrolase-fold protein yields the protein MDPNRHPWPSDAPDRFNQDATVVLQNAPVQPGTPPAAEADPELRRFTFDSRLLGNSREITLSFPRGLDPADPDIVLALIFDGEQAMNRIDAPRMLDTLTRQGALPPVVAVLIPSIDGRTRGKELPGNPLFAQALAEELLPRVAAETGIRPDPARTVLAGASYGGLAAATVALTRPDAFGKQLRSSR from the coding sequence ATGGACCCGAACCGCCACCCCTGGCCCAGCGACGCCCCCGACCGCTTTAATCAGGACGCGACGGTCGTGTTGCAGAACGCGCCCGTCCAGCCCGGCACGCCGCCTGCAGCCGAGGCGGACCCCGAACTCCGCCGCTTCACCTTCGACAGCCGGCTTCTGGGCAACAGCCGCGAGATCACGCTGTCCTTCCCGCGCGGCCTGGACCCCGCCGACCCGGATATTGTGCTGGCCCTGATCTTCGACGGCGAGCAGGCCATGAACCGGATCGACGCCCCGCGCATGCTGGATACGCTGACGCGCCAGGGGGCGCTGCCGCCGGTGGTGGCGGTGCTGATCCCCTCGATCGACGGCCGGACGCGGGGAAAGGAACTGCCCGGCAATCCGCTCTTTGCACAGGCCTTGGCCGAGGAGTTGCTGCCGCGGGTCGCCGCGGAGACCGGGATCCGTCCCGATCCCGCCCGGACCGTCCTGGCGGGCGCCAGCTATGGCGGGCTTGCCGCCGCCACGGTGGCGCTGACCCGGCCCGATGCCTTCGGCAAACAGCTTCGTTCTTCACGGTGA